In the genome of Arachis stenosperma cultivar V10309 chromosome 2, arast.V10309.gnm1.PFL2, whole genome shotgun sequence, the window tttcggcctttaggttttgggctgcgttccttttgatgggccttccttgctttatggtccgaggtccgacctttaggcgtgggccttaggacgaggtcggaccttttatgaatttgccgagtttggaggagcccggtcagggtatgaacaataatgaactcaaaagaattgatttttattttgagTTTAGGATTAAATTAAGAGTATCTATAAATTTTAAACAAAGAAACTGAAAATAATgagttaataatttatttaaaaaaatattgaactATTTTGTAATAGACTTTGTCACAATAATACCTTttcataactaaaaaaaaaaagtgccaaattctttattaaatttgttattttctgTTGAACAAAttgatctttttatttaaaatatttttaaattcaattgtCATGtgaaatctttttttatttataacaaAAGCTATATTGATCGAgtaaaatcacatttttttccCAAACAATTGATGTTTTCTTCATCATCAAGAAAAGTAGATTTTTAACACGTTTAACTTACAAGCTTCTGCGTGCTTCATTGATTTCATTTTATTTGGAATACTGTACGCATTTTGCAGCAATTAAAAAATGGAGAAGGTAAATTATGTTCACATGTCATGATGGCCATGTGTTGTCCTTCTTATTAACTTTGAATCCGATGGAGCAGGTTGTTAAATTTGTTACCCCTCACTTACAGCGAGTGTCAATAGACATGGAAGGTGTGATGATGCTTTATTTGAGCcccaaaaacataaaatatgtGAGATTGCAGGGCTTTAATGATATTGATGACTTAGATGCCGCATTTGCCTTTAATTTCTTCCCAAAGAAGGTGCCACTTCCCAATATTCAAATGCTTGGGGTGGCCGACAGTGCTTTCAAAGAGATATTCCCCTTACAAAAGCCTGAGATTATTCGTTCACAGCTGCTTGTTCGACAATTGGAATTGAAGAATCTGCACAAGCTTGAATCCATTGGGTTACAGCACACCTGGGTGGCCTCCTCTAATCTCACATGGCTGAAAGTTGAGGGTTGTGCATCTTTGAAGTATTTGTTCACTTCTTCAGCCGCCAAATGTCTTGTTCAACTTAGAGGGTTACACATATCCAACTGTGAAGCACTCGAAAGTTTAATGGTGGATTATCAACCACATGATGTCATCATATTCGAAAGGCTTGAGAACCTGTCTCTTAGCCATATACCAAAACTTGAGAGCTTCTACAAAGGAAACTCAACTTTGAATTTTCCATCTCTATGGATAGTCGAGGTTACTGAATGCAAAAGATTGGAGTATTTGTTCACATTCTCAACTGccaaaagcttgcaaaaattgTATCAGGTGGAGATTTCCAAATGTGAGTCATTGGAAACAGTAGTTTTGGCAACACAAAAAGGGGACAAATCACAAGAAGATCTCACATTCTCAGACTTGGCATATCTGACTCTTAGTGAATTGCCAAAACTTGAAAGTCTTTTCACCGAAAACTCATCAACTTTGAATTTCCCATCTCTAACGATAGTCAAGGTTACTAAATGCAACAGATTGGAGTACATGTTCACATTCTCAACTGCCAAAAGCTTGCATAAATTGGGGAAGATGGAGATTTCCAAATGTGAGTCATTGAAAACAGTAGTATTAGCAACACAAGAGGCAGACGAGCCACATGAGCTCACATTCTCACACCTCTGGAATCTGTCTCTAAGCGAATTGCCAAAACTTGGAAGCTTTTTCACGGGAAAGTCAACTCTGGAATTCTCAGCATACTTAAACTTGGACATTAAGATCAGTCAATGCAAGATCATGAAAACTTTCTCACGTGGTGACGTGGAAGCACCTCGATTACGGAAGGTGGAGATAGATGGAGTGAGTTGCTGGACAAATAATCCAAATGTTGCAGTCAGTCAAGAATTTGAGAAACGAACGAAGCAGCATTGATGAGTTAATTAGTACAATCATAATTTAATATGTAAGTTATTTTCTATCTGCTCAATTTATATCTTCTTTTACTTTCCGTGTTATACACTGCAGCAAAACATTGGAGCAAGTTTCTGTTTTGGAATATCATTTAATTTGCTTCCTCCATATTCgttatataaattattgataTTGCTCATTTTATTATCCAATGTTTGTCCTTTGTgagaatttaataaattaaagaacGGTATAGTTAATGTATCTTGAGTTAACTAGGTcttgtatataaattcttgcaggaaATTTGTTCCTTGCTAAGAGAAGCTTATTTTCAATGCATTTGTTACCAGCAAAACTAATAGTCTAATCAAGGAGCAACGGACAAATAAATAAGGATGGTTggtaagtttttattttattttgagaaaataaataaaatgatgcAGTTACATATTTCTTTTTGCTACAGGAAAGTTTTACTCTAATAAGTTTGGGTAACATTGTAACAATCATTCAACTCAAATCATGAAGAGTTTGTTTTTTACAacctataatttttttaacatcaACCAATATCTAACAATTGTTTAtgaacttttattttttaaggtTCTATGGGACACCAAATGCAGCAATTAAGAGGATATAAGTGGATCATCATGGCAACAAATATTCATTTCTGTTTGAGTAGTGTGGTGTGGTGTGCATGATATGAATAAGTTCCCTGTATCATTATGCAGGAAGAAGTGTGTGATTGCCTTTTAAGTGGCATAGCTATAAACTAAGTGTGTTTTATCAATAAAATTATATCTTGTATTTTATACAATATGTAAGGTATGTGTGCTTTGTAATTTATTGAGAACACTAGTGTATTTTTATGTATGATAGTGAATTGTAATAATTATACAATTTAACTAGGTATCCTTTAAAAGTTGTACAATATTCAgttttttattacaataatttaaaaaaaaaataaaataaaggcatataaaaattataaataaatttagtgtctttttaaaattaaatacacattcaaaatacaaactaaataaaactaaattttaaattttaaattttaaatttctgtttcagatttaatatatttaattattaatatattacaatttaaatacacatccaaaaattagttaaaattcaaaatttcaaatttaaaattctaaaataaatctTAAACCATCTTAATCACAGTAATAAAATCTTTGTTTCGTAAAGATCCAGAGCTGCAGTGCCTCCCCCTCCTCATATGTTTGATTTGGGAGTAATAATGTTAACCTAATTTAGATGTgtcaatatttaattttagatgtgtttatGTTATTCATTATGTTCTTATGTACATATATAAGTTTTTTTACATAAGTTTTGGATGTGttgataaaatatttagagtgcattcttataattttggatatgtatttgagtttaattttttcTGTGTTCAATATGTAATTTAGAACTACAATGAGAATAATTTAGATGTGttaatacataattttaaatgtgtttatgttgtttatttaattttagatgtgtttttAACATAAGTTTTGAatgttttgaataaaaaaaataattgaattgagtttaattgattttgaaaacttcactgattttttaaaaattagtacACAAAAAATTGTTACTAGTTTTATAGTTTAGTTTGCAAAGAATTAATGTAGTGCAAGTGATTACAAATTTTACGATAAtaagtatttaaaataaaagtgatttcttaaaaataaaaaatatgattaattaaaaaattaaaataataaaatattaaatttaaaaactgAATAAAAGCTGAATTTTATTGTCCAAATAgcatttttcataattatatagGATTGAAGGATTGTGGTTTGTGTTGAAATCGTAAGAGAATGCTCTCAAAATAGAGTTGAGAATGGTATGTAAATATAACCctatatttcaataaaaattcaataTGTTTATCCTTTTCTTGCATAAAATGTGCTTTCTATAATAACGAGATGTATATTttccattttttaaaaattttattgttaGATAAGATCTGATGTATTAGTTATGAGTATAGAGATGATGTCTATATTAGTAATCTATTCCAATATAATTATTAGAGCATACATGACAttatgattttaaattaataaaaaaatataaaatatatttttagtgcgtacatttattttaaagttttaaaagaataattttttttctaatttttaggGAACCAAAAGGGTATTAGCCAAAAATCAGTCAAAATATATTTGGGTGAATCCAAAATCTCTATgagttaatatatatggatgtttTTTCTGTTAAGTATCAGAATGTTTCTTTTGCATACtaaatggatgttcttttatatatttttagaattttttttgtattacaaATGTGAATGTTtctatttctttaagaattttattttttttttaattttatagatatttaattatttttgctaaaatataattagatatttcttttttgttaagtattaggatgttttttttatattaaatgaatattatttttatatttttgtaattgtgTAGTTTGCAGTCTCTTTAATCATCAAAACAGCACCTAATATCCCAAAACACAAAGAACAACATCGTAATGATATGAGGAGCAACATGTGATTCAAGAATGACAAATTCGTCCCTTTCCATTCAAAAGATTGTTATGTATGCGTCCTCTAGTACATGTATGGACAAGGATTAACATGTTCATCATTGGAGCAACAAACAGATCTGACATTATAGATCCTGCATTGCTTCAGCCAGGACGTCTTGATCAATTGATATACATTCCTTTACCGGATGAGGGTTCACGTCTCCAGATCTTCAAGGCGGCGTGCTTGAGGAAGTCATCAATCTCGAAGGACGTCGATCTTTCAGCTCTTGCTCGTTATACACATGGATTTAGCGGATCGCGGTGGGGAGGCAGAAAGAACTTGACGGTGAGAGAGAGGTCTGTATTTGTGATTGTTGTTGAAGGTAGGTAGGTTAAtgtgagagagaagaggaagatttttataggttttaattaggtttacttaattaattttaaattttttaaattttgaatttaaaaaatttaaaattaattattaatataaattaacatggttttatttagtttttggTTCCATATACTTTTCCATATAGAAAATACCACAAAAACTTATTCCCAACCTAAATCACAAGCAAAACATAGCAACTCCAATACTAAAGCTAAAATTTAGATAATAGTTCTTCAAAACAACACCATCTAAAAGGCTTAGCTAAGAAGACAACCAAATATCAAACAAACTCTCAACAACATATTAACAACATCCAAGAAACACACCATACTATTCTATTACTATCACTCGAATATACTGTCCTTTAAGTTTGGACACTTTTCTTTGTTACTATGGATTAAGAAATTTTACACACATTATACAACCCACTCTCCTATACTCTCCAACATTCAACCACAAAGGAAACAGGATCGTTACAATAAGTTAGTATCACCAACCTGACTAAAACTAGTTCTTTTCCTTCCTCAACCTTAGCTTGTTTTTATTGTTGACTTTCTCTAaagcttttcttttatttatgattgTCCTCCGAAATTGTTCCAAAATTGCATTCTCATCACTACAATACATCATAAGTTGGGATCCAATTCTCTAAGTCTTGATTGCTTCTCCTGCTATGTCTTTTATATAAttgtcatttttattttcatgcccATAATCTATTTCGTTATTTAgaattttcaaagtttttctaGCTCTTTTCTagttagttttttttcttttgtgactatctttttttattcttacaTCACTACTAAAAAATAGTTGATTAATTGCGAAATTTTCTGCAAATTTTTAATTAGCAAATAATTTTATTTGCTGCTATTTTTGCTGTGAAATTCAATTTGCAACATATGAGTTTATGAATAACTATTGCtggaaatttttaaatttgcaGGTAATTTATCTGCGAACTTTATCGCGAGAAACTTATAAAATTCACAAATAATTTCATGATAAATTAGATAATTTgtcaaattttgttttaaatttagcTTCAAATTTTTCACATGTACCAAATTTGCAACAAAATTCATAAGTTCATGTGGCAACAACTTTCACAAATAATACATCCGCAGCAAAATTCACAATTAATTTTTGCAATAAACTCCATAAATAACaaaatttgtaacaaaaatcaCTACTCATCTTTGCAGAAAATTCCGCAAATATTCAACTTGCAACAAAATTCGTACCTAATCTTTACAGCAAACTCCACAAGTAACAAAATTCATAGCAAAATTTGTCCTGCTCTTTTGcgtattttatatttatcttgcatatatttttttaatttgtccCCTTTTCTCTCTCCTTTGTTGCTAATTCTTTTTACGTGGATCTTTTTTCCCTTTTGTCTTGCCCATTCAAGCGAAGATTGAGCCAATCTCTTTTTAATAGTGtctacaaaaatatatattgccCCTTTTCTTCCCTATATTGTCTTGAAAATATATATGGATCAATTTGAATCTTTAGAGGTGTTTACGTTCTCCATATATTATACATCTAAGAACTTCTCTCCATCCTTCTGAGGGTGGAAACTCAGGTACAGtcgactttacgtgaagttgatagttgagagtcgttagatgGTTTGACTGATtcgactaaatttttatctaacagTTTTCAGCTATCAACTTTACGTAAAATCGATTGCAGCTGAGTGCACTTTTTTATAGAGTAGTATATAGATATCATTTATTGTTTCCAGCATTTCATTCGTTCTTTGGAATCTTCTCTTTTTCCTCCATGTCATACTCTTCTATTCGTGGTTTTGCATGTGTTCTTTTGTATTTCTTACCTTTCAAAATTATTTCTGACATATTGACCATTCTCAAATCAGATGTGACCTCTTTATCCAACCATATTTTCTTCATATAAAGATCAAACTTTTCTCCATTTAGATCCATCTAAATCCTGTCATTGATTATTGGCACCCAAGTAGTGTCCATCGTCATTTTGACTGAGTCGAAATTTCTTCTCTGAATCAAGCTTTTATCCACTCTTAAAACGGTTCCCCACCCATACCACTGCTATGATAAGAAAGTTTTCTTCATTCCATTCATGTAGAGGCATGCCAAAAATTTCAATCTAAACTTTTCTTATCCTGTATGTTTTTCCTGCAATCCATCTCCTTATCTCTCCAAAATAATTCAGTAAAAATGATGATTGCAGAGTTTCATTCATATTCTCTATCGAGTCAAAAGTTAAGATCATCTTGAATGATCCCAGACATTTAACTTCCGAAAGAGTATTGACTGAAATGATCTCGTAAGCGTTGAATGGGCTAACTGATTCTCCAATAATGAATGACTAATTCTCCAATAATACTTCTATTTAATTTCTCCAACATATTCTGATTAACTTTTCctttgacctctcttaccataATTGTTTCCCTATTGCTATAATCTTTCTTGATGTTGGCCTTCATTTTTTTCTGATCAGTTAGGACCTCTTTGAAGGTTTTTTCTATTAGGTTTAGTTATGGTGTCCCCACTTCCTTCCTTCTTCATGCAACACATGTCCTTTATTTGGCTGGTGCGTTGCTCTTTGGTCAACACTCCTCCTAAACTTAGCTTTTGTAACGAATAAAAGGGTACCATATATCTTCCATCTGTTAAGAAATCTAATTGCTCTTTTTGCATGATCTCTGACTGCAAACTTATGATACATATTTGCTTTGGGGTTTTTGCGACAAAGAAACATCTGCTACATCACATTCCCTATTAAAGATCTCCCAGAGCCATTGAACGTTTATccttttcatcaaaatcaacaaaaatgAAGATGGTTGCAAAGCGGCAAATTCAAAGTCACGAGACATCAAGATTTTGAATTTCAACTTGCAATGTTCtaagtttttttttcaatattcgataattcctcttgaatctctagaAGCATGTTAAGTCTATTCTGTGCTTGATCTTGGTAAGGCTTACCAAGGACTTTCACATGGCTTCATTGAAATCTTTTTTCATGGCCTCTTCAAGCTCAGATGACAACTTCTCTGCTTTTGCTTTCACTTTATCTATCACACTCTGTCTGTGCCTTGGGAAATTTGATATAGCAAGATACCTGACAGAAGTCACCCAAACAACTAAACCGTTGCTCCGGGTTTCTCTTTGCATAACAACactaatggaaaaaagtaactaaaaaaaTGAAGCAGCAACCCAGATGAGTCTAGCAGCAATAATATTTTCTCAACATATCCATCTACTTTGGAGGCCTTAACCTTACTTGAATACAATACTATGACCACAGATAACCATATCACTTTGAATGTTAACCCTAACAAGGCCAAAGCCCAGAGACACTTCAAACTTATTAGACAAGCATATTCTTCTCTTCCACAATATAATATTACATAAAACAACTTTGATCCACTTACCATCATATCTCACCAACTTGTTGCTCAAATGACTTTGAAGCTGCACTACTGCACTCTCAGCTTGATCCACTTTCTTTAATGACTCATTCTTCTCAATCTCACTATTTTCGTGATTCAAAGATGCCCATCGTTTTTCAAAAGACTCCTTCTATAATCTCCCTTGTTGGGCAACCAGTTTTCATATTCTCCAAGTAAATTCTGTGTTCAATCAACAAACAATTTAGCAAAACATACAGCAAATAATGTTTTATAATTGCATTAAATTATGTTGATAATCGGATGAAGCAGCACTGATGATGATAGCATAATTCGATATAATTATTAGAGTAAGTGATATAATTTGATGGACACCACTTAGATAAAGATACAAAAAACATCCTTTTTTAAAGAcacattatttttattcattaatatTTTGACACGTAGCATTTATCAAACTAAATGCGGTTCATTTTTAaccagtttttttttctttttttttatttgtggtCATAAACGGttcattttagattttttttttcctctcgCCGATTCTCCCCTCTTACCGCCGCAGTCTCTCACTCTCACGGCCTCATCGCAAAGTCGCCGTCTCCGCCTGAGGGCTGAGGCAAAGTCGTCACCTTCCCTCTTTGCAGCCTGAACGTCGCCGCCTCCAGCCCGGTCTTCATCGCCATTGCAGCAGCATTTTTGCCGGTCTTCGTCACAGCTCGTCCGTCAGCCTCTTGGCCGTTCTCCGCTCTTTCTTCCGGTAAATCTTCTGTAATTTTATTTAGTGTGTGTCTTCTGACCTTGATGGGGCGTGGTAATTGAAGACAGAGGAATGCTGACGAAGAATATTAGAACCATTATTATAGCAAGAATATTGTTGAGGGTGCTGATTAGTTTTAGTgattaatgatgatgatgagatgATTGTGGGTGCTGTTGCCGAAGAAGTTCTATTACTTGTATTATTGTTTTGAAACAGAGTTAAGGATGATTAAGCAAAATGGCTCAGTGGGTGTGCCACTTGTGCCATTGTTGAATTTGAAgtacaaaattaatgaatttcTGTGCAAACAATTGATCTTGTGCCATGGttagaatttgaatttataGTTGTCATGCATATTTGTATCTTGAAGTTTTGTATATGCAATGTAGATATTAAAGAAGAACTTGCAGCAATTCATATAATTTGGTGTTTCCTTGACTcattttaatatctttattttgattatgttatattttctttttttttagttagttcTTTTGAAAAAGACTAGTACTAATGTTGTTGTTATAATTGATAAAGAAAAGAGAACATATATCATCTGATTCTTAATACAATTTATTCTGAGTTTCTATTTGATTATGAGTATTGTTGAAATCTCAGCACAAAAAGGAGTTTTTATAGTTCTTCACTCCTTTCCCAACTAAATGACAAGCTAACACCATGAACAAGAATCATGTATCATTTTGAATTGAACTAATAATGTTACATGCTTCATATGATTCTGTTTTTATATTTCACAAATGaatcaatttatatattagaGTTTTGattaaaactaatgaaaattgATGGGAAAAGTTCAAATGTATTTGACCAAGATCATACTTTGATTACATGTATGAATTTAACCTTTGCTATAAGAGGATAAGCTTCCTCAAGATAATACATTACAGAATACAGATAACTTCTACTACAACAATGAATCATGCCTATAGTACAGTGGATATTAAATATTTGGCCTATGTTTTGCCAATTTTTTCAATCTTTTGTTATTAATTCATTAAAATATATAGAATGGTGGAATCACGACGGATCTAAATGCCAGCAATCAAGTGAGCCTTTCACTCTATTCAAAGCTGCTTGCCTGTGTTGCAGCAATGGATGTCAGGGATCTTCAATCTCTTTAGAGCTGCTGCCACCTTCACTTTTGCGGGGAGATTTCGTTGCAAATTTTTTCATTTGATTCAAAGGCACAAGCTACAATGATGAAAGAACACAGTACAAAATACATTAACTACAAAGTCATGCTGTAAAAGTTTAAAGGAGCTAGCTGATTATTTGAGCAAAGACAGCAACAAATTCAAGGTTCAGTCATGATTATCAATAACAAATTCAACTCGATGATTTTtagcaacaaaaaaaattaactcagtGATTATTCAGCAAGACAACCACAAATTCAAGGTTCAATCACTAACAAATTCAACTCAGTGATGACTTTCagcaacaaaaaaatttaccttaagtaattatttaagtaaaacaacaa includes:
- the LOC130962543 gene encoding cell division control protein 48 homolog D-like, whose product is MFIIGATNRSDIIDPALLQPGRLDQLIYIPLPDEGSRLQIFKAACLRKSSISKDVDLSALARYTHGFSGSRWGGRKNLTVRERSVFVIVVEGR